A single Crateriforma conspicua DNA region contains:
- a CDS encoding vWA domain-containing protein → MNRPGHRRPVWQTMFVRVRPWAISLACHLALLLFLAWWVLPTWSGGSPLFLAGRFEDAAQRNDVALEVLPAADPEPSAKSETISASQSDASTPDPMPLPKIETADRPVVPVKSTDVDTMAESPAPVLATADLADGAGLHAADGVAQAMETVQAAIKGQLTQGDLLVAWLFDSSTSLKENRAVMANQASAFFNELKLSSRSKSVYQGQLYGAVIAYGRRHQEIQRPTKEMTDVLAAMRRLPVDSSGYENVMGSIQDTLRQYRDRRVGPDRMMIVILTDESGDDLPMLENTIQHCRHYRVAVHVLGATSVFGREITRQVIDGRRVARVRKGPETPMPETFLAGFWYQNEPPTDRRHAKAFPWCGGIFREAVPSGFGTYALSRLAVETGGGYTLFDRKDPDPAIGQYDLIDSPGYHPSLQSAEDYSREVRTSSLRQYVFQAVQISLDPNFPAPPPAQLPSAYYRVDPFRMDAPEDHLRRVGERNQYVQSLDEVTRSLIAARDRLLVLERNFEAVQDWQPLWDAESSPRWKAAFDLTRGRVLAWIVRTNEYLAATRSISTGAMEVANHVRWIPTDVLQVPLNRPLAGQARKHLDRCVRLHAGTPWATFADWELQIPMGTRVQVR, encoded by the coding sequence ATGAATCGTCCAGGACACCGCCGACCGGTTTGGCAAACCATGTTCGTACGCGTTCGTCCTTGGGCGATTTCGCTGGCGTGCCATTTGGCTTTGCTGCTGTTTCTGGCCTGGTGGGTTTTGCCCACGTGGTCGGGTGGTTCGCCGCTGTTTCTGGCCGGACGCTTTGAAGACGCGGCGCAGCGGAACGATGTGGCGTTGGAGGTGCTTCCTGCGGCCGACCCGGAACCTTCTGCAAAGTCAGAAACGATATCGGCCAGCCAGTCCGACGCTTCGACACCCGATCCCATGCCGTTACCCAAAATTGAAACGGCCGATCGCCCGGTTGTCCCCGTGAAATCCACCGATGTCGACACGATGGCCGAAAGTCCGGCGCCGGTTTTGGCGACGGCGGACTTGGCCGATGGCGCCGGGCTGCATGCCGCCGATGGAGTGGCCCAGGCCATGGAAACGGTCCAGGCGGCAATCAAGGGGCAATTAACTCAGGGAGATCTGTTGGTCGCTTGGTTGTTCGATTCTTCGACCAGTCTGAAGGAGAATCGTGCGGTGATGGCGAATCAGGCATCGGCGTTCTTTAACGAACTGAAGCTTTCGTCACGGTCCAAATCGGTTTACCAGGGACAGTTGTACGGGGCCGTGATTGCATACGGTCGTCGCCACCAAGAGATACAAAGACCGACCAAGGAAATGACGGACGTCCTAGCGGCCATGCGTCGATTGCCGGTCGATTCGTCGGGGTATGAAAACGTGATGGGATCCATTCAAGACACGCTACGGCAGTATCGCGATCGCCGGGTCGGTCCCGATCGAATGATGATCGTCATCTTGACCGATGAATCCGGAGATGATTTGCCGATGCTGGAAAACACAATTCAGCATTGTCGCCACTATCGGGTGGCCGTTCACGTCTTGGGGGCCACGTCCGTCTTTGGACGCGAGATCACCCGGCAAGTGATCGACGGTCGTCGCGTGGCGCGTGTTCGCAAAGGTCCGGAAACGCCAATGCCGGAGACCTTTCTGGCTGGCTTTTGGTATCAAAACGAACCACCAACCGACCGGCGACACGCCAAAGCGTTTCCTTGGTGTGGTGGCATCTTTCGCGAAGCGGTTCCATCGGGTTTCGGCACCTATGCCTTGTCGCGTTTGGCGGTGGAAACCGGCGGCGGGTACACGTTGTTTGATCGGAAAGATCCGGATCCGGCCATCGGTCAGTACGACTTGATCGATTCCCCCGGCTATCATCCCAGCCTGCAGTCGGCCGAAGACTATTCGCGTGAGGTCCGAACTTCGTCGCTTCGGCAGTACGTTTTTCAGGCAGTTCAAATCAGCCTGGATCCAAATTTTCCGGCACCGCCACCGGCGCAACTGCCGTCTGCCTATTATCGGGTCGACCCGTTCCGGATGGATGCACCGGAGGATCATTTGCGACGTGTGGGAGAACGCAACCAGTACGTGCAATCGCTGGACGAAGTCACACGGTCCCTGATCGCCGCACGGGACCGCTTGCTGGTGTTGGAACGCAACTTTGAGGCGGTTCAAGATTGGCAGCCGCTGTGGGACGCGGAGTCATCACCGCGATGGAAGGCCGCGTTCGATTTAACGCGTGGGCGTGTGTTGGCGTGGATCGTGCGAACCAACGAATACTTAGCGGCGACGCGATCGATTTCCACGGGGGCGATGGAGGTCGCCAACCATGTTCGCTGGATTCCCACGGATGTGTTGCAAGTCCCGTTGAATCGTCCGCTGGCCGGGCAAGCACGCAAGCATCTGGATCGGTGCGTCCGTCTGCACGCGGGAACCCCTTGGGCAACGTTTGCGGACTGGGAATTGCAGATCCCAATGGGCACCCGAGTCCAGGTTCGCTGA
- a CDS encoding aminotransferase class I/II-fold pyridoxal phosphate-dependent enzyme — protein MNLDRFTSDLADLESRGRRRRLIPRRIDGRFLVDDDGRRLLNFGSNDYLGFALASATPSPSTHAANNIAGSTASALVCGWTLQHHRLAESIAALESTESAVLFPSGFAACSGTIATLAAPGDLILSDALNHASLIDGCRLSKADVVVYPHGDVAFVQQQLQQTARAGQRVWIVTDSIFSMDGDIAPLADLVEVAQRYDADLIVDEAHGTGIFGQAGSGVVEMLGLKNEIAVRIGTLSKSIGAQGGFVAGPQAVIDYLINHCRPLIFSTSLSSGAVAAAQRSIDQIQSDPQPRVHVRRLSRRLREAIGQQCVPGDPAAEVPIIAHIVGNDSAATQASFELQQAGFYVPAIRPPTVPTGTARLRISLSAIHTDEDVDHLASALARLTKA, from the coding sequence ATGAACCTGGATCGTTTCACCAGCGACCTTGCCGATCTGGAATCTCGAGGCCGGCGTCGACGTTTGATTCCCCGACGTATCGATGGGCGATTTTTGGTCGATGACGACGGCCGACGTTTACTGAACTTCGGCAGCAACGATTATTTGGGCTTTGCGTTGGCCTCGGCGACCCCATCGCCATCGACACACGCCGCCAACAACATCGCCGGCAGCACCGCCAGCGCCCTGGTGTGCGGGTGGACGCTGCAACATCATCGCTTGGCCGAATCGATTGCGGCATTGGAATCGACCGAATCGGCGGTGCTGTTCCCCAGTGGGTTTGCCGCCTGCAGTGGAACAATCGCCACGCTGGCGGCACCGGGCGATTTGATCCTCAGCGACGCACTGAATCATGCATCCCTGATCGACGGATGCCGTTTGTCCAAAGCCGATGTGGTGGTCTATCCGCACGGCGATGTCGCTTTCGTCCAGCAGCAATTGCAACAAACCGCGCGGGCCGGCCAGCGCGTCTGGATCGTGACTGACAGCATTTTCAGCATGGACGGCGACATCGCACCGCTGGCCGATTTGGTCGAAGTCGCACAGCGATATGACGCCGACCTGATTGTCGATGAAGCACACGGCACCGGCATCTTTGGCCAAGCTGGATCTGGTGTGGTGGAGATGTTGGGTCTGAAGAATGAAATCGCGGTTCGAATCGGAACGCTTAGCAAATCCATCGGTGCACAGGGTGGTTTTGTCGCCGGGCCCCAAGCGGTGATTGATTATCTGATCAACCATTGCCGGCCACTTATTTTCAGCACATCGTTATCCTCCGGTGCGGTCGCCGCCGCCCAACGATCGATTGATCAGATTCAAAGCGACCCGCAACCCCGCGTCCACGTACGCCGACTTTCCCGCCGTCTGCGTGAAGCGATCGGCCAGCAATGTGTTCCCGGCGACCCGGCGGCCGAAGTCCCCATCATTGCCCACATCGTTGGCAATGATTCCGCAGCGACCCAAGCGTCATTCGAACTGCAGCAAGCCGGTTTCTACGTACCCGCGATCCGTCCGCCCACGGTCCCCACCGGTACCGCCCGACTACGTATCTCGCTTTCGGCCATCCACACCGATGAAGACGTCGATCACTTGGCGTCGGCGCTGGCACGCTTGACCAAGGCATGA
- a CDS encoding histidine triad nucleotide-binding protein: protein MATLFTQIVQREIPADIVYEDDLTLAFRDIAPKAPTHILVIPKKEIVSLAELTPEDEAIVGRCVMVAHKVAQAEGLNGGYRLVCNSGDDGGQEVPHLHFHVLGGRKLTWPPG from the coding sequence ATGGCAACCTTGTTCACTCAGATCGTTCAGCGAGAAATTCCGGCCGACATCGTTTACGAAGACGACCTGACACTTGCATTTCGCGACATTGCCCCCAAAGCCCCGACTCATATTCTGGTGATTCCTAAAAAGGAAATCGTGTCGCTGGCCGAATTGACCCCCGAAGACGAAGCGATCGTGGGTCGATGCGTGATGGTGGCCCACAAAGTCGCCCAGGCCGAAGGGCTGAACGGTGGCTATCGTCTGGTCTGCAACAGCGGCGACGACGGCGGCCAGGAAGTTCCCCATTTGCATTTTCACGTCTTGGGCGGACGCAAACTGACCTGGCCGCCGGGCTGA
- the radC gene encoding RadC family protein, which produces MSMGAVGTMEDPRRQRLTNVLQPLARYERFTRDEAAELVADADPGFVTRTLNEMVRDQMLEQYQLASGESYRWTVRDPDKEVQLWIDRQICGDQVKQMPVNERPRERLLNEGVAALSNAELLAILIRVGVRNESATTGGRKVANRFAEDLMALRTSSHEDLRQISPAVTKPSYCQIMAGIELGRRVAAEEANREPEIDRITSTTEAIAFCSRRFAHLAGDAVQEEFHIVTLDTKHQPLRTHRITVGTLDASLVHPREVFRPAIRDAAAAVLLVHNHPSGDPTPSREDHAVTDRLTEAGKLIGITVLDHIVVARRASVSLRESG; this is translated from the coding sequence ATGAGTATGGGAGCCGTCGGAACGATGGAAGATCCACGTCGCCAACGATTGACCAATGTGTTGCAGCCCCTGGCGCGATACGAACGATTCACACGGGATGAGGCCGCGGAACTGGTCGCCGATGCGGATCCCGGATTCGTCACCCGCACGCTGAATGAGATGGTCCGCGACCAAATGCTGGAACAGTACCAGTTGGCCAGTGGTGAATCGTACCGCTGGACGGTTCGCGATCCGGACAAAGAGGTTCAGCTGTGGATCGATCGTCAGATCTGTGGCGATCAAGTCAAACAGATGCCGGTCAACGAACGGCCACGTGAACGATTGCTGAACGAAGGCGTCGCGGCACTATCTAACGCGGAATTGTTGGCCATCCTGATTCGCGTGGGCGTGCGAAACGAATCCGCGACGACCGGCGGTCGCAAGGTGGCCAATCGTTTTGCCGAAGATCTGATGGCTTTGCGGACGTCATCACACGAGGATCTGCGTCAGATCAGCCCGGCGGTGACCAAGCCCAGTTATTGCCAGATCATGGCAGGCATCGAGCTGGGACGAAGGGTTGCAGCGGAGGAGGCCAACCGCGAACCGGAAATCGATCGCATCACCAGCACGACCGAAGCGATCGCATTTTGCTCGCGGCGATTCGCGCACTTGGCGGGCGACGCGGTTCAAGAAGAATTCCACATCGTGACCCTGGATACCAAGCACCAGCCGCTGCGGACGCATCGCATCACCGTGGGAACGTTGGACGCCAGTTTGGTTCACCCGCGTGAAGTGTTCCGGCCGGCCATTCGCGATGCCGCGGCGGCCGTCTTGCTGGTGCACAATCACCCAAGCGGTGATCCGACGCCCAGTCGCGAAGACCACGCGGTGACCGATCGGTTGACTGAGGCGGGAAAGCTGATCGGGATCACCGTTCTGGACCATATCGTGGTCGCACGGCGGGCCAGTGTCAGCCTGCGTGAAAGCGGCTGA
- the prfB gene encoding peptide chain release factor 2 (programmed frameshift), giving the protein MDAELVQRSEAIRERLTQLQDSLDHAGKRSEIKAIEAKMGEPNFWDNNEEAQATIATLKGLKSVVTPMDELSTAVEDMDALFEMAEEDESIAAEVESEISRLEDVLDDLELKALLNGPNDQAGAILTINARDGGTDANDWADMLLRMYSAWAVGQEFKIELLDRQENEEAGINHASVAIRGPMAYGYLKGEEGMHRLVRISPFNSEGKRQTSFAAVSVAPEIDDSIEVEIEKKDVREDTYRAGGAGGQHVNKTDSAVRLTHEPSGIVVQCQNERSQHQNRATAWKMLRAKMARLEEERREAEVAQKYESQARTGFGSQIRNYFLHPDQRVKDARTGHYVGSFNSVMDGSELQGFLDAFLRFRAGKEVKTD; this is encoded by the exons ATGGACGCCGAACTGGTTCAACGTAGCGAAGCGATCCGCGAGCGTTTGACACAACTGCAGGACTCTCTT GACCACGCTGGCAAGCGATCCGAAATCAAGGCCATCGAGGCCAAGATGGGCGAGCCCAATTTTTGGGACAACAACGAAGAAGCGCAAGCGACCATCGCCACGTTAAAGGGATTGAAGTCGGTCGTCACCCCCATGGATGAGCTGTCCACGGCTGTCGAAGACATGGATGCCTTGTTCGAAATGGCCGAGGAAGACGAATCGATTGCGGCGGAAGTCGAATCGGAAATCAGTCGGCTGGAAGACGTCCTGGACGATCTGGAATTGAAAGCCCTGCTGAACGGCCCCAACGACCAAGCCGGCGCGATCCTGACCATCAATGCCCGCGACGGCGGCACCGATGCGAACGACTGGGCCGACATGTTGCTGCGGATGTACAGCGCCTGGGCGGTCGGTCAGGAATTCAAAATCGAACTGCTGGACCGCCAGGAGAACGAAGAAGCGGGGATCAACCATGCTTCGGTCGCCATCCGCGGCCCGATGGCCTATGGGTACCTCAAAGGCGAAGAAGGCATGCACCGGCTGGTCCGGATCAGCCCGTTCAACAGCGAAGGGAAACGTCAAACCAGCTTTGCTGCCGTCAGCGTTGCACCGGAAATCGACGATTCGATCGAAGTCGAAATCGAAAAGAAGGACGTCCGCGAAGACACCTATCGGGCCGGTGGTGCCGGTGGCCAGCACGTCAACAAAACCGACAGTGCCGTGCGTCTGACTCACGAACCGTCGGGCATCGTCGTGCAGTGCCAGAACGAGCGCAGCCAACACCAAAACCGGGCAACCGCTTGGAAGATGCTGCGGGCCAAGATGGCGCGTCTGGAAGAAGAACGACGCGAGGCCGAGGTGGCACAGAAATACGAATCGCAAGCCCGAACCGGATTCGGCAGCCAGATTCGCAACTATTTCTTGCACCCCGACCAACGTGTCAAAGACGCCCGAACCGGCCACTACGTTGGCAGTTTCAATAGCGTCATGGACGGCAGCGAACTGCAAGGGTTCTTGGACGCGTTTCTGCGTTTCCGTGCGGGCAAGGAAGTCAAGACCGACTGA
- the mnmA gene encoding tRNA 2-thiouridine(34) synthase MnmA has protein sequence MARVVLAMSGGVDSSVAAHLLTDAGHDVIGVFMRHGEESAQQCRVDDSGGPAAGLPVVAPMAHGRADHKQGCCSATDAADARRVAAKFKIPFYALDLQQDFRRIVDYFVDDYLNGRTPNPCVKCNHWIKFGRLFDYAAGVDADYVATGHYARMVRDGGSSRLHRGRDQNKDQSYALFGIGRDRLSRMMLPVGDFTKPQIREMAESLGLGVATKKDSQEICFVTQGHHSDFVKARRPEMVGATAGDIVTTEGDVVGQHAGIEAFTIGQRKKLGVAMGEPYFVVRIDPDTKQVVIGKKPELQRPRLSAVDGNWLVDRSELPPKVGVQIRYNSTAKPASVQWANETGTEFEVQFDDPQEAIAPGQAAVVYDGDRVLGGGWIR, from the coding sequence ATGGCACGAGTGGTTCTGGCAATGAGCGGTGGAGTCGATTCCAGCGTGGCGGCACACCTGCTGACCGATGCCGGCCATGACGTGATCGGCGTCTTCATGCGGCACGGCGAGGAATCCGCCCAGCAGTGCCGCGTCGATGATTCCGGCGGACCCGCCGCCGGATTGCCTGTCGTCGCGCCGATGGCTCACGGGCGTGCCGATCACAAGCAGGGATGTTGCAGCGCCACCGACGCGGCCGATGCCCGTCGCGTTGCGGCAAAGTTCAAGATCCCGTTTTATGCGTTGGATCTGCAGCAAGATTTTCGCCGGATCGTCGACTACTTCGTCGATGATTATTTAAACGGCCGGACGCCCAATCCGTGTGTGAAATGCAACCACTGGATCAAGTTCGGGCGGCTGTTCGACTATGCCGCTGGTGTCGATGCCGACTATGTGGCCACCGGCCACTATGCACGAATGGTTCGCGATGGCGGTTCCAGCCGGCTGCACCGTGGACGCGACCAGAACAAGGATCAATCGTACGCGTTGTTCGGGATCGGACGCGACCGGCTGTCACGGATGATGTTGCCGGTGGGGGATTTCACCAAGCCACAGATTCGTGAAATGGCCGAATCCTTGGGGCTGGGTGTCGCCACCAAGAAAGACAGCCAAGAAATCTGCTTCGTCACCCAGGGGCACCACAGCGATTTCGTCAAAGCCCGCCGTCCGGAAATGGTGGGGGCAACCGCCGGTGATATCGTGACCACCGAAGGTGACGTCGTGGGTCAGCACGCGGGGATCGAAGCCTTCACCATCGGCCAGCGAAAAAAACTGGGCGTGGCAATGGGGGAACCTTACTTCGTCGTCCGCATCGACCCGGATACGAAGCAGGTGGTCATCGGCAAGAAGCCGGAATTGCAGCGTCCGCGTCTGAGTGCGGTCGACGGGAACTGGCTGGTCGACCGTTCGGAATTACCGCCCAAGGTCGGCGTTCAGATTCGCTACAACAGCACGGCCAAGCCGGCCAGCGTCCAGTGGGCCAACGAAACGGGGACCGAGTTCGAAGTTCAATTCGATGACCCGCAAGAGGCGATCGCACCGGGACAGGCCGCGGTGGTTTACGACGGGGATCGCGTGCTGGGCGGTGGATGGATCCGGTAA
- a CDS encoding 3-hydroxyacyl-ACP dehydratase FabZ family protein, which yields MAKDEFIIDLDLLDPDKPIADIEAIRAVNPQRHEMEQLTAILYEDLDRNVSAALKEITADEFWVRGHMPGMPLMPGVIMLEAAAQLSSYHASKHDLLGSAMVGFGGLDEVRFRGVVTPGDRLIIMVCLEKVRRGRMIVARFQGAVDGKLVVEGVLRGISIPVEHVTGQASTS from the coding sequence GTGGCAAAAGACGAATTCATCATCGATTTGGACCTGTTGGATCCCGACAAACCAATCGCGGATATCGAAGCGATTCGGGCGGTCAATCCACAGCGTCACGAGATGGAACAGCTGACGGCGATCCTGTACGAGGATCTGGACCGTAATGTCAGCGCCGCGCTGAAAGAAATCACCGCGGACGAATTTTGGGTCCGTGGCCACATGCCCGGCATGCCGTTGATGCCCGGTGTGATTATGCTGGAAGCCGCCGCGCAGTTGTCCAGCTATCACGCGTCCAAACACGATCTGTTGGGTTCGGCCATGGTCGGATTCGGCGGCTTGGACGAAGTCCGGTTCCGTGGCGTCGTCACCCCCGGCGACCGGCTGATCATCATGGTCTGCTTGGAAAAGGTTCGCCGCGGCCGCATGATCGTGGCCCGATTCCAAGGCGCCGTCGACGGCAAGTTGGTCGTCGAAGGTGTGCTGCGCGGCATCAGCATTCCGGTCGAACATGTGACCGGCCAAGCATCGACGTCCTGA
- a CDS encoding 50S ribosomal protein bL37: protein MAKPQHKLKKANHGRRPASAKARKAKRKKIKT from the coding sequence ATGGCAAAACCGCAACACAAGCTGAAAAAAGCCAATCACGGCCGACGTCCCGCTAGCGCCAAAGCCCGCAAGGCAAAGCGTAAGAAGATCAAGACCTGA
- the folK gene encoding 2-amino-4-hydroxy-6-hydroxymethyldihydropteridine diphosphokinase, with protein MSQCLISLGSNLGQRSELLHRAAERVAKSSAVSNFRASRLYETPPIGGPGGQEPFLNAAAAFDTESSAHEILSLLQDVEQWLGRQRLRRWDARSIDLDVVLYGDLVGGDSHLVVPHPRYPARTFVLHPACDVADHYRDPRFGWTIGELSRHVAKAQPSLCLVGGDADLRRLICRRLTQDHGVITFQSTDRVMTAGTIANAPLPPSQIRFAEPPVQEPVSTDDAAMPAGPWVSDSLPSLDITDRTHWDDPRMPRLIARIQHVTEDSSWPAPHKIWPKGWRYPEYRLEVTDVEWAIGEVASALDSMRCPCRAVTDDGSWWR; from the coding sequence ATGTCCCAGTGCTTGATCAGCCTGGGCAGCAATCTGGGCCAACGCAGCGAATTACTGCATCGCGCCGCCGAACGCGTTGCCAAGTCATCGGCGGTGTCGAATTTTCGTGCCAGCCGCCTGTATGAAACGCCGCCGATCGGCGGCCCGGGTGGCCAGGAACCGTTCCTGAACGCCGCAGCGGCATTTGATACCGAATCGTCGGCGCACGAAATTTTGTCGCTGTTGCAAGACGTCGAACAGTGGCTGGGCCGTCAACGACTGCGGCGATGGGACGCCCGATCGATCGATTTGGACGTCGTGCTGTACGGCGATTTGGTGGGCGGTGACAGTCATCTGGTGGTGCCCCATCCACGATACCCCGCGCGAACGTTCGTGCTGCATCCCGCCTGCGACGTGGCGGATCACTATCGCGATCCGCGATTCGGATGGACGATCGGTGAACTTTCACGGCACGTTGCCAAGGCACAGCCGTCGCTATGCCTGGTCGGCGGCGATGCGGACTTGCGAAGATTGATTTGCCGGCGTCTGACCCAAGACCACGGGGTGATCACATTCCAATCGACCGACCGTGTGATGACAGCCGGAACGATCGCCAACGCGCCGCTTCCGCCCAGCCAGATTCGTTTCGCGGAACCTCCGGTGCAAGAGCCTGTATCGACCGACGACGCTGCCATGCCCGCGGGGCCTTGGGTTAGCGATTCGTTGCCTTCGCTGGACATCACCGACCGCACCCACTGGGACGATCCCCGCATGCCACGATTGATCGCCCGAATCCAACACGTCACCGAAGATTCGTCTTGGCCGGCGCCGCACAAAATTTGGCCCAAGGGATGGCGATACCCGGAATACCGCTTGGAAGTCACCGACGTCGAATGGGCCATCGGGGAAGTCGCCTCGGCGTTGGATTCCATGCGTTGCCCGTGTCGGGCGGTGACGGACGACGGATCTTGGTGGCGATAA
- the hisS gene encoding histidine--tRNA ligase — protein MIQPRTLKGFRDYLPAVMIPRERLMETARGVFRSFGFAPIDTPTLEYLEILTGKGSDETDRQIYRFQDNGKRDVGMRFDLTVPLARFAAQHIGTLGTPFKRYHIAPVWRGENPQAGRYREFVQCDFDTIGTESVLADIEAVAVIDSLMQAVGFDAFTISINNRQILTGLLNHLGLSDQSVVILRALDKLAKIGRDKVADEMMKVASIDASKADAVLRLADCQADGDNEAVLDALPEITGGDETAAAGIERLREIFRGAVASGVSPRRIHIDVSIARGLDYYTGVIFETTLNDLPGIGSVCSGGRYDNLAGLFTKQHLPGIGASLGLDRLLAAMEQLNLLPDAKKAAPVMVAYFDRNRRDDYLQLANQLRRAGIGVEVYHEPKKLGAQLKYADAQGFMAAIIAGENEWQDGRVQLKDLRNKSAVDVDYRHDAAEPLVAAIGALIQGTSSCPSA, from the coding sequence ATGATCCAGCCACGCACCCTGAAAGGTTTCCGCGATTACTTGCCCGCGGTGATGATTCCCCGCGAGCGTCTGATGGAAACCGCTCGCGGCGTTTTTCGTTCTTTCGGATTCGCGCCGATCGACACGCCAACGCTGGAATACTTGGAAATCTTGACCGGCAAGGGCAGCGACGAAACCGATCGACAAATCTATCGCTTCCAAGACAACGGCAAACGCGATGTCGGAATGCGTTTTGATCTGACCGTTCCCCTGGCGCGGTTCGCAGCCCAGCACATTGGAACCCTGGGGACGCCGTTCAAGCGTTATCACATCGCGCCGGTGTGGCGTGGCGAAAACCCGCAAGCGGGTCGCTATCGTGAATTCGTCCAGTGTGATTTCGACACCATCGGAACCGAAAGCGTTCTGGCCGATATCGAAGCGGTCGCAGTCATCGATTCTCTGATGCAAGCGGTGGGTTTTGACGCCTTCACGATCAGCATCAACAATCGCCAAATCCTGACCGGACTGTTGAATCATCTGGGGCTTAGCGACCAAAGCGTCGTGATCCTGCGAGCGTTGGACAAACTGGCCAAGATCGGCCGAGACAAAGTTGCCGACGAAATGATGAAGGTCGCGTCGATCGACGCATCCAAGGCTGATGCGGTGCTGCGTTTGGCCGACTGTCAGGCCGACGGTGACAACGAAGCCGTCTTGGACGCCTTGCCCGAGATCACCGGCGGGGATGAAACGGCGGCGGCGGGCATCGAACGTTTGCGTGAAATCTTTCGCGGTGCGGTCGCCTCAGGTGTTTCCCCCCGGCGTATCCACATCGATGTCTCCATCGCTCGCGGCTTGGACTATTACACCGGCGTGATCTTTGAAACGACGCTGAACGATTTGCCGGGAATCGGCAGCGTTTGCAGCGGCGGTCGCTACGACAACCTGGCCGGACTGTTCACCAAACAACACCTTCCCGGTATCGGTGCGTCGCTGGGCTTGGATCGTCTGTTGGCAGCGATGGAGCAGTTGAACCTGTTGCCCGATGCCAAGAAAGCCGCGCCGGTGATGGTGGCTTATTTCGATCGCAACCGTCGTGACGACTACCTGCAATTGGCCAACCAGCTGCGTCGTGCCGGGATCGGAGTGGAAGTCTATCACGAACCGAAAAAGCTGGGCGCGCAACTGAAATACGCCGATGCCCAGGGCTTCATGGCCGCAATCATCGCCGGCGAAAACGAATGGCAGGACGGTCGCGTCCAGTTGAAAGACCTGCGAAACAAGTCCGCGGTCGATGTGGATTATCGGCACGACGCCGCCGAACCATTGGTCGCGGCGATCGGTGCATTGATTCAAGGCACGTCGTCATGTCCCAGTGCTTGA
- a CDS encoding YkgJ family cysteine cluster protein, producing MAPRPPKKRRREDYPADANLCEHCTAKCCHYFALPIEEPASRRDFDFMRWYLLHDRASVFVDSDTWYLLVHTTCKHLQDDHRCGIYETRPQICRDYTTAECEFEDDWCYEKYFESPEQIDEYADAMFGPQFPDPTLADHHALRSRRPTGLPIAVAH from the coding sequence CTGGCACCACGTCCGCCCAAAAAACGGCGGCGTGAAGACTATCCGGCCGACGCCAATTTGTGTGAACACTGCACCGCCAAGTGCTGTCACTACTTTGCGTTGCCGATCGAAGAACCCGCATCACGACGCGACTTTGATTTCATGCGGTGGTACCTGCTGCATGATCGCGCGTCGGTATTCGTCGATTCGGATACCTGGTACCTGTTGGTCCACACGACTTGCAAACACCTGCAAGACGACCATCGGTGCGGAATCTACGAAACACGGCCACAGATTTGTCGCGACTACACCACCGCCGAATGCGAATTCGAAGACGACTGGTGCTACGAAAAGTACTTCGAATCGCCCGAGCAAATTGACGAATACGCCGACGCGATGTTCGGGCCACAGTTTCCCGATCCGACGCTGGCCGATCATCATGCCCTGCGAAGCCGCCGCCCGACGGGCCTGCCGATCGCCGTGGCCCATTGA